The Quercus robur chromosome 7, dhQueRobu3.1, whole genome shotgun sequence genome has a segment encoding these proteins:
- the LOC126691272 gene encoding uncharacterized protein LOC126691272: MAITEDKHVKFMFSKMDKWKQAADFELYVTLEPRAEVGVEDEIVQTTTSLQFAVLDDQCTTLGGYTPPFQETPVTIEIPVVEDEDEDEDEDCSREDGEDRDEYEERIDDGDFDRGLDDHEITHIPHVDDMAECDEDDEDANARVQHVTNTTLVYEPPASSFYENTWENMVDPEVVQQSFGSWNADMNFAKGLIFANKDAVRRALTIYAAKHNRNFVTSRSTTSRLSVKCSDESCMWYVGAVVKPELGLWMVTSYRGPHSCMPLATALDGRMMDCNFLAEEFVPLLKEKHTTTIYHLRYFIKGKYYGHIFYYYKIWDAKQRGIAKIFGDWEESYERLKKLLFAYWDQEPGTRFWFHTIPRDEFDDTILRYIFWAFAPCIAGFRHCKPVISIDGTHLYGKYRGVLLIAMATDANNKVLPLAFAVVDKESGSSWGWFLERLRNALGDVIADKDIFHRYCLRHVASNFNTHFQDATLKSLALKAGYATKESKFELYMQPIKEAEIEALRKKRRTERQESEPDSSIMPYTYLMNEDLDKWTQLHDGGYRYGAMTTNVSECFNGVLKSARGLPIAAMVEFTHCKLVAYFHDRHKEITHELSKDKNGIYQVITSYNIYSSGGGHHSYEVNVKARTCGCGKWQIRKIPCSHAIKALQYLGQDVTAYIDPCYSLVNAIHTYSHAFVVPKSDSLWRDVDGPKWVPDPKLLRGKGRPVASRIRNEMDGVRREPGSRRPDSDLREIQQKQSCGLCHQHGHNRRRCSLSRGASTSSNNPN; this comes from the exons ATGGCGATAACAGAGGACAAACATGTGAAATTCATGTTTAGTAAGATGGACAAATGGAAACAAGCAGCAGATTTTGAGTTATACGTCACTTTGGAGCCTCGTGCAGAAGTCGGCGTAGAGGACGAAATTGTACAAACAACTACATCTCTACAGTTTGCAGTCCTAGATGATCAATGCACCACATTGGGAGGCTATACACCCCCTTTTCAAGAGACACCAGTAACAATTGAGA TTCCAgtagttgaagatgaagatgaagatgaagacgaAGACTGTTCTAGGGAAGATGGTGAGGATAGAGATGAGTATGAAGAGAGGATTGACGATGGTGACTTTGACAGGGGTCTTGATGACCATGAAATTACTCACATTCCTCATGTTGATGATATGGCtgaatgtgatgaagatgatgaggaCGCTAATGCTAGAGTTCAGCATGTTACAAATACGACCCTCGTTTATGAACCTCCTGCctcatcattttatgaaaatacttgggaaaatatggttgatcctGAAGTTGTTCAGCAATCATTTGGTTCTTGGAATGCAGACATGAATTTTGCGAAAGGGTTGATTTTTGCTAATAAAGATGCAGTGAGACGTGCATTAACAATTTACGCCGCAAAGCATAACAGAAACTTTGTGACTAGTAGGTCGACCACAAGTAGACTGTCTGTGAAATGCAGCGATGAATCATGCATGTGGTACGTTGGGGCAGTTGTGAAGCCTGAACTCGGACTATGGATGGTCACATCTTATAGGGGTCCTCATAGTTGTATGCCCCTTGCCACGGCCCTtgatggtagaatgatggaTTGTAATTTTCTAGCAGAAGAATTTGTTCCATTGTTGAAAGAGAAACACACGACAACAATTTATCACCTCAGATATTTCATTAAAGGGAAGTATTATGggcatattttttattactataaGATATGGGATGCGAAACAACGAGGTATTGCAAAGATATTTGGGGATTGGGAAGAGTCTTACGAAAGGTTGAAAAAGTTATTGTTTGCATACTGGGATCAAGAACCTGGCACCCGTTTCTGGTTTCACACCATACCCAGGGACGAGTTCGATGATACAATATTGCGCTATATATTTTGGGCTTTCGCTCCATGCATTGCAGGATTCAGACATTGTAAGCCAGTGATCAGTATTGATGGGACCCATTTGTATGGTAAATATCGAGGGGTGTTGTTGATTGCAATGGCCACCGATGCCAACAACAAGGTTTTGCCTCTTGCCTTTGCCGTTGTGGACAAAGAGTCAGGGTCtagttgggggtggtttttAGAACGCCTCAGGAATGCACTGGGGGATGTGATAGCAGATAAGGACATCT TTCACagatattgccttcgacatgttgctagcaacttcaacacgCATTTTCAGGACGCCACTTTAAAGTCATTAGCCTTGAAAGCGGGGTATGCTACTAAGGAATCAAAATTTGAGCTGTACATGCAACCTATCAAGGAAGCTGAGATCGAGGCCCTTAGGAAGAAACGGAGAACCGAGCGGCAGGAAAGTGAACCCGACTCATCCATCATGCCATACACATATCTAATGAATGAGGATCTAGACAAGTGGACCCAACTACATGATGGTGGATACCGTTATGGGGCTATGACAACCAATGTCTCGGAGTGCTTCAATGGAGTACTCAAAAGTGCCCGTGGCCTACCCATTGCTGCAATGGTTGAATTCACTCATTGCAAACTTGTTGCGTATTTCCATGATCGACACAAAGAAATTACTCATGAGCTCTCAAAGGACAAG AATGGTATATATCAAGTAATTACTTCATACAACATCTATAGCTCTGGAGGGGGACACCATAGTTATGAAGTAAATGTAAAGGCCAGAACATGTGGTTGTGGAAAGTGGCAAATTAGAaagatcccttgttcacatgcaattaaagcTCTTCAGTACTTGGGGCAAGATGTGACTGCATATATTGACCCATGTTATAGTTTGGTGAACGCCATTCACACCTACTCACATGCATTTGTGGTGCCAAAGTCAGATTCATTGTGGAGGGATGTGGATGGTCCAAAGTGGGTGCCTGACCCAAAACTGTTGCGGGGCAAAGGTCGACCTGTGGCGTCTAGGATACGAAATGAGATGGATGGGGTCCGGCGAGAACCGGGAAGCCGGAGGCCAGATTCTGACTTGAGGGAGATTCAGCAAAAGCAGAGCTGTGGACTGTGTCATCAACATGGGCATAACCGTAGAAGATGTTCGCTTTCCCGTGGGGCTTCGACAAGCAGTAATAATCCAAACTAG